The DNA region ATCGCAACGACCCCCGAGGGGGCCTGGCCGCTGACGCCGGCATCCTTGAGCACGTTCTCGAGGAGGGTCGCGGACGCGGCGCGGACATCCTCGGACACGCGGGGAATGCTGGGGGTCGAGCGGCTCGAGAGGACGAAAgcgccgacgaggaagagcatGAAGAGGAGGCCGCCAGGCTGGGCGGGCTTCTCGGAGTCGGTCGGCAGAGCGATCTCGGGCTTCTTGGTGGAGACGAGCTGCATCTCCTGCTTGACCTCGGCAGTCTGCTCCAAGGGGAACTCGCCAAAGACGGGCATATTCTCCCAGGAACCATCCATGGTGATGCCGTCCATCTCGTTAAAAGCGCCGGGGAAGCCCGGTGCGTTAGAGGTGGCACCCTCCATGGACTGCACGTGGTTGGTCAGGACGCCGATCTTCTTCCGCAGCTCGCCCGATTCGATCGTGTGCTTGCTGATCAACTCGTCACGCTCTCTCTCGAGGTTGTGGGCATAGGTCTGGTAGTCCTGCTTCTCCATCGagagcttctcaagctcccTCTGCAGATCGGCGATGGTGTCCTCCAGGGAGGAGATCACCTCGGTGAAatgcttcttctcatcctcaagaCGCTCAGTGTGAAGCTTCTTGCGTTGTCTGGAATCAAGGCTGTGAAGATGGTTAGTCATTGTTCGCTTGCATGGGGATCGAGGTACATACGCAGCCTGTCTGTTGCGAAGGAGTCGTTTCTGCTgcttgagctccttgatcTCTTGCTCATCGGTGGACTGGGCAATCAACTGATCGATGTTGGTCAAGTTGCGCTCAGCGGGGATGTCGAAGCGTGCGTTCTTCTTCCGGATGCCATCACCCCTCCGCAAGTCGTTGTGGGAGCGGATCAAGGGGCTGGCGGGCCGCGGTCGCTTCAAGGCCTGGCTCTTGACATCGTGGGTCATCCACACGTCCttctggggggaggtgggcaTGGACTGAGGGAGCTGCTGAAACATGGCGGGCTGAGGTCCGGGATTGCCAAAGGGCGTCGCTTGCACCTGGAAAGGGCTGGGCTTGGGGAACATGTTCATGGGAGCCGAGTCATATTCCGCTGGGAGGCCGTCGAATGTCTGCATCTGAGGGGTGGCGGATCCAGAGCTGGTCATGGGCCAGGTCTGGTTCGCGTAAACGGCGTGCTGGCCTCGGTCCATCTGcaggaaggggttgttgctcTGAGCGTCAAAGAAGGGGTTGTTCGACGGGACGGCCTGCATGTCCACTTGCTGCCAGCTCTCAGTTTTTGGCGAGAAGAGCGAGGGGGCGACTGCGAAGGAATCCCTTCTGCTATCCGTCATAGAAGGGGAGTTCTCGAAGCCCGAGTCAATGCCGCTCTGGTCAAGaatgttgtcgtcgagtaTGCtgtcagcctcctcctcaaagtaTTTCTGAGCATGGTTGGTGTCGACTGATAACGGTCCTCTGTAGAAGTTGTCCATTGGGAATGCTGAGACCATGATGGGCCACAGGTGTGATTTGTGATTTTGTGTGTTGGGTGTTGATATTAAGAAGTGTGTGGACCAATTCCTATTATATGTTTGTGTTAGTTGTTGAGCGGACCGGGGAGCGGTGAGGGCGAAGCCACCGCTTTTTATTTCTGGGAGGCGTTGGGGGTCTGAGAGCAGGGGAGGCTCAGGGCGGCATGGATATGcggagaaaaagaaaccagGAAAAAATCCCGCTCAGGATCATGCATACCGGGTAGAATTTTCAAACTTCTGACATTCAAGCGGAActgttggggtggttgtgtgaagagggcttggagggagtgttaggtggtgttgttgttgtaggaggtcaagaagaaagGTGAGAAGATATGAGAGAGAAGAtcaagtggaggaggattgatACTGGCTTTTGTGGGGGATGTGCTAGAAGAAGAGCGGGAGGCAGGGGTGGGCAGGTTTAAGAGAACCAAGAATTCATGTTGTGATCCATGGAggggtcggaggagggggcctTTGGGTGAGAGAAGTCGAAATGTCACTCACTCTTTGGGATCCAAGTCACACTGTCGTTTTTCTGGAAGGAGGGGTTATCAGACCTTGACTGGCAGTCtgctggcgatgatggttggtggtgtgggtgtgtaAACGATGGTAGAGATCCTCGATCTTGCTTTctgtgaagatgaggagagcATACAATGTTCAATGATGACAATGAGGATTGTGGATGGAGAGTGGGATGAAGTGGGTTGTCCTTCCCTCTATGTTATGTACTTGAAGGTGATCAGGGCCTGACTCTCTGCGAGCGCCGAAACAGAGCAGCCCAGGGTACGTACCCGACTTTGCCCAATTGAAGAGTGATGGGAGTGCAGACGGCTGTGGTACATGGGAGTGGATGTTGCGGAGAGGGGGGCATGTGCATGGGGGGAGACTTTTTtcggagagggggaagggaggggagggggtggtgcatTGTGGGGGTGTGTGTTCGAGGCTGGGGAGTGTAGCGAAGAGAGATCCGATTTGAAGGACCACCCAAACGTGCCGGGGGGTCCAAAGTACTCTCTCTGAAAACTCCCGGAAACGCAACCAGGAAAAGGCAGACTGAGCGTCGGACAAGAAACCTGCCTGGCGGGAAGCGCAACGGCGCAAACCAGGGAAGAAGCTCACCAGACCAACCGGCCTTGCGATTgactgatggtgatgccctCTGCCCCTCTCACAGTCCGTTTCGGAAGGGTACCTCTTGTGACCGCCCCGGTACTTGCATTCTGGAACGGCAAAGCAGATGCTAACGGTTCACAGGAACGAACGAGAGGAAGGCTAGAGTGGAGATGTGGACCAGTCGAACGGAGCCAGGGAACCTCCCAAATAGGACTGTATGAAAAGAGGAAGATATCAACTGGGGATAGCGGCCAGTCCCGGGCACGCAAACCGTAGCATCTGATATCAAATCAGTGATCGCTTGCTGGACCCGGGCTTCTTCCTGGGAAGCCGCCCCAGCTTTGTCCAGCCTGGCTGGTTCTGTCAGCCGATGTTCCAGCGGGGGCTTTGCCGGAGCCGAGTGATAGGTCGATTTTCACGGCATGGGGAGCGCAAAAAAGGGAACAGGACTCAGCACTGCTGAGTACCCAGGGAGAGGGCCGCTGAAGGGTGGGCGGCAGAGACGCCGTTCTCATGATTGGATTGGGCGAACGAGTGGTTGTGAAGGACCGCCTCGACAGGTTGGGCAGCGATGGCCATATGGCATCGATACCCAAAGTGCTTGCAGAACCAGTCGTCTGCCGCAGACATGCAGCTtctcccacacccccaaaACGGGTTTGCCAGGGCTCGCTCGAACCTCGTGAGCAGAGAGTGTGCCCCCGTGAGAGTGACCCCCCGTTTTCCGGGCAGCACCATCTGATGGCTCCGGCAAGGCGGACTATCCTATTGCTCGGAGGGGTCAGAGGTGGGGTGATGCCATGACAGTAGtgctgaagatgatggcgacgGCGACTGTGATCAAGACATCGAGATATGAAATCTGGAACGACATGGCGCCGCGGAGGTTCTGGCCTAGCGGTACTAGTAGCTAGCACGCATTGAGAACCCTTGAGGCTATTCTTGCgcggggtgttggtgatacACACAGTAGGCCGAGGTGGTGCTTTCGCGGGGGACAGGTAAATATCGCAGCGCCTACACTACAAACAATTCGTCAATGGCGTCAGGGTACTGTCACCAGGCATGGGATTCCTTCGTGCGACTGCGAACAGGTtctcgtcatcgtcttcaGCTTCAATGGGTGCCGCCAAGCTCTTTGCTCCGCGGCAGAAGCATGAGGGCCACGAGGCGTGGATGCCGTCTTCTGTCTGGAGAATCTGAAGGCTAGAGAAAAAGAGGCTATTTTGGACGAACGGTTGTGGATAAACGGGAAGTAGCGAGAACGGAAGTCTCTGGGTCCCTTTGCGGCACCATCTGTGAAGCTCCGCGGTTCCAATCATGGTCAGTCGCTTACAACGTCTGTCTGATAACGGTACGGTCACCTGACCTGCCTGGCCGAGATTCGAGAAGGCATGCTCATTTCCCCGGTTTTCTCACCTTCGATTCTTCCATTCAGCATCCTAAAACGCGCCCCTCGCCGCTACACAGCATCTCCACGCCCCAACTGACACTTGACAGTCCAATTGTGTGCTCTGTATCACCTCGAACGGTCTCCACGCGCCCTGCTTCGATGGCCAGCATCTGATATCGAAGCATATCGTTCTATCCGCACCCGAGTTGTGGCCCGCAGCCCACAACCTGGCGGCAGTCCAAACGCAAATAGAAAGATACCAGGCCAAAACGGATGGAATGGTAAAAAGTCGGTGGCTGGTATTTTGGAGTTTGGTTTGGATTGCAGCGCGTCGTCTCCACTAGACGGCGAGCCCGCAGGTGCGGAAGGGAAGCTGGCCACTCACGAGAGCTGCCCAGATGCATTTGTGCACCCGGCCGCATATCTCGAGGCCCGCGCCATCTCGACCCAAAACAAAGAGTCCTTTCGTCTCTGCCCAACCGTCGGCCTGTTTCTATTCTCTAACGCGCGGAGGAGCGCGTCTGTCGGATCCAGAGCCGGTCGCGAACGATGCACGAAAACCCACTCTATTCACACTTTTGCTCACTTGTGCTCTTGAGCCTCAGTGGTTGACTGTCAGGTGTCAGCAGCGTTTCGCGTCTCAGAGCATCATCGGCAGCCAGCCGGCAGGCATGGCACCCAATCGATTGTCTAGAGTGGTGACGGCGACATTTCACCTCACTTCACTTTACAGGCTCTTGGTCGGCTGCCATGAAAACATGAACCCCGAACCGAGTGATGAGCCATCAGCTAACTGTGAGATCAACACAACTAGGCGGATTGGAGGGCTTCCCGGCGAGCTACTGCAAGAGCAGTCCCCGCCGTGCCCTTCCTGAGGTGCCATCAGCACTTGGTCTTTGCTCTGGCTCTATCAGTCTGCCTATGCTTTGCCCGCACACATGTGCGGTTCGAGATGATAGGCAGATTTCTCGGTGTTTTGATTCCTGCCCTGCTATCGGGACGACGAGTGTGGGACGACAGCAGCGTTCCGGAGCGGAAGCGGCTGCTGCGGGCCCGTTGAGAGATGCGGCAGCGGACCGGACACGGCCAATCACCACCTTGAGGCGACCGTGCAGTTCTGGGGGCTCATTATCTTCCCACTAAGCCACCGTCCCGACGTTGTGGGAAGTGCCCCTCATAATCCTTTAGGGGCCCAGGCCATGCAGATGGGATCGAACaatgttgtttgtttttgtcaCGAGCAAAGCTATCATTTGTTGATTTTCAGCTTCGGGTCCCACGCCCAGCTCTGGTTTGAGAGACCATGGGATTTGCCCGTCAGACCTGCCCGCAATTCGTCCATATGACGGGACTGTCAGGAGCGGACACGCTCCCGGCTTGCTTGAGCATCTGCAGCCGTCGTTATGCAGGCAATATCTTGCGTTGCGATGAAAGAAGGCCTAATATGCAACCTAGCGAGGCGGTCCCTTTGTGTCGGATCGATATCTCAACATATGCACTCCCACAAGCAAGCAGTTGACGATCACTGCCCAACGTCTGTCCGGTCTGCCAATACGAGCCCATCAGGATACTGGTTTTGAGCAGGTCTGCACGTATGCCTGTGGCAAGTTGACTATCTAGGCCCCTTTTCGGGGACCGTAGCAACCATCCTATTCGTCGCCGATATCTGGGGCAGGTTTTCTCTCGCCAGTCGCGGAAATGACCCCTCAGCAAAAAACGTGACTGACTCATAGGTTGATCTCGCCGATGGCAgaacatcatcaacttccTGTCCCAGTCGCACACTGTTTCGTGTTGCTCCTCTATCTCCTACACAAAATCTGCTACGCCATAACCAGAATCGAGTCTTTCTGCCTTGCCTATCACCTACACGGGCATCCGTTCCGCTCTCGGCCAGTGTTCTGGATGGTTGAAAATCTTGAAGATATTCACAGTCGCACGATACATGACGCCAAAGTGGCACGTTCCCTGTTCCCTCTGCTCTGCTCCACCGCGTCTCCGTCGGATTACCCATTCTGTTACTAGAAGCAGCAGAGAATGCCTCCATACAAGCAAGGTGCAGCCATTCCGAAGACGCCAAGAGTTGGGATATTGCACAGTTGAGCGGTGAAAAGGTCACGATGCTGCCTCGGCGTTGCAGAGAAGAGAGATTTTCCAAAACATACCCCGCCGCTCCGAGGCATTATTATTCCTACCTTCCGCATGGTTCGGGATCCGACGACTGAGGGCCGTACGGACGGGCTCATTCTCGGCCGGCATCGCTGAGAAGGGAATGGCATAATGCAGCTATCACGGTCAAGACTTTCGAGAGCTGCATCGTCTTGGAGATTTCTGGTGGAACCTGGTGCTTCAAGAGGCGGATGCTGGACCTCGATCCGGAAGTCTGGGTCACTCGATGTGTGCAGGGTGCAGTAGTCCACAGGCTCTATCAGGACTATCAGGACATTTTGGGTCCGCCGCCACTGCTTGGTCCGGGTTGCTGCATCATAGTAGCACGCAACATGGGCACGAGACGCGAGACTAAGGTGGTGTAAGCAGCGGTGTTGCTTGGTCTCTGTTTTGCATTACATCACATTAGGGGGGTAAAAGAGGGGGAGACCGGCtgatgttttggaggggtaaAAGGAGGGACAGAGGCGGTGTctaatttttatttttttggtCGGCGTCTTTCTCGCGATGTCAAGGGCGGTGTTGAAGTTCAGCTTCATCGTCCTAGTGAAAGCACCTACTCTATCCTACATCACAGATGCAGGGCCAAGCTGTTGATCTAGGCCACGGGAAAAACCTGCTACGGAGTTTTTGTTCCCCGAAAATTGTGCAGAAACGGAGACATTACGACATTCTGCCTGGAAGACGTTTGAAAATCCCCTTTTAGATGCATTTGAGATCCAGGAAAACGGAAATCTACAGCCAGAATCTCAGCAGACAATGAGTagcggtgaggaggtcggcACGTTTTACCCCTGGTCGCCAAGGAACCCGCGAATCGCAAATCCCCCTGCCCGCCCGGACTGTGGATTTTGGACTATGGACTTTTGCACACCCTACCCATATCGCCGATCCTGGTGCAGCTGCGAACAGGCCGACCGTGCGGCGATATCACGAGCTTCCTGGAGTGGGCGTTCTTGAAGTCTTTGGTGTTAGTCGATGTTTGTAACACGAGTCAGAGTTTAAAGCCACCGGGTTGGAGTTTTTTTTCGGTCTCAGGGCCGTCTCCAGGTGAAGAACGGCACTCCGCAGGCCTCCGCGAAGAATCACGGAGAAGACGGGATCGATCGATAAACCATGCGAATTTTCATACACACCGCCGATGCAGAGACCGGGGATCAAAACGGTTACCAACACGCTACTCGCAGAGAGCCGAACCAGACTCTCGGTTTTTCTAGTCAACGAGGTCCCCATGCCTGTGTCCGGGGGAGcaaactttttttttctcctgcCTCCTTGTCCCCGTTTGATTTTTGTGGGTATGATGGGAAAGCTTGGTAGGGAGCGTCATCCATGTCTAATATTTGGGAAGCATGACTTTGCCCCTGGTAAACATGGCCATTGCTCGCTATCGGTGTCAGCACAGCGTCGTCGCGGCTCTCTGAAACAGCCGCGCATCCGATGGATTCCTCCCTCGGCGTGTTGTTGACCGCTAGATCCGAATGACGTTCTCCTGGACGGAGGACTCTGGTGGGCTGGCGGGCAGGAGACGAAGTGAGCTGCGATGAGCTGAGCGGGCCATAGAGTGGCTTCACACTCAGATGTCGGGGGTTTGATGGATGGCGCAGCACATATCTTGATGCCGGCGTATGCTCTTTTGGGAGGTATTTCAGTCATGGATTTCCACCAACAGTATACCATACTGTCGAAAAAGCGAGTCAGGTACTATCTCTGCAGGCATCAGCCCAGAGTaaggtgatgaagatggcagcCTGTTGCGTGAAAAGATCTCATATCTATAAGCATATCAGAAGGATAGGATGACATCGCTCGTGCAGCGGGAGGAACCATTCACAGCCATGTCAGACCGCCCAACGACCCATCCCATGCAAGTTGGCTTGAGAGAAGAGCTCGGATAGGTAGACAGGTCCTGGCGCTTACTTACGTGCACGCAGACTTCAGAGCCTCCTTTGACCATCGTGCTACGCGGCCATCAGCTTAGCCTCAGCGCTTGCGAGGTTTTTCAAGTAAAGGAGAAGATGGAATGGAACTCGATACTATCAAGGGCTGctaacacacacacagcctcCTCATGGTAAGTCAAACTAGCGAGCGGTTGGCGTTTGTACACAGCCTCAAGGGTCAATCGGTCAACTCCATGATAGGATGTGCTCCTGACTTTCCCCTCCCTAAGCTAGTTCTTGTGGTCAGTGAGCAGTGATCAATCAATCTCACAGCACGAGGTGAAACCAACCCAGGCAGCCCCAGACCAAAGGAGCTCTTACACTGTGACCGCATGAGCAGCTGCCACAACGCTTCCCCGATCCTGATGACATTTTACCACCAGACCACAACAGTTACATGTGTGGATTACACGGTTCTGGTTTCCCATAATCAGGACCATCCAATCTTCTCGACTCGATATTAAAGGGGGGCGTACCGAGGTCTACATCCCGAGAATAGACTGGCTGCTCGCCTGCCATGATCGTCCGGCGTCGGGATGTTTTGACCGGTTTGGATTGCAAGCTGTTGTGGTATATTCTCCTTGTTGGGGTGCTCTTGTGGCTatgtttgggatgggggcaGGTCTACCGTTTCTGTTTTTGCCTGCCACAGCCCATCACGATGAGAGACGGGAAATAGTCTGTGGAACTTGCACGCCGGTTTGGTTTGCTTGGCCTTGTAAGGTTGAGATCTAGACTCCGATTTGCGCTCTTCGCCGTTTTTAGTTTGTAGGCGCACACCTGGCACAAGCTTTCCCTGGTTGCttgtgtgatgatgatagagGGATGCCACTCAGGAAAAGCTCCGGATCCAATAACTCCTAAGATAAAAAGGAAGGAATTTGAGATACCTGCCAAAGCATACTGTCAGCTCTATCCTCATTTCTGGACACCACTTGACAAAGATATTTCGGACAGAACACTTGTCTGCAGTCCTAAGTGGGAATGAGAATATAGCTCTGTGTTCACGTTGATCATCAAGTCACACAACCTCGGTCTGTTGTCACCCCCTTACCTTAGCCAGGGGGTTACTGGTCCACCGCTATCCGTCCCATGGCTGACAAGCGCTCATGCTTGCTTGCAACAATGACCTTCACACGCTGTGACCGAACCACTCTTTCTCCTTAGTATAGTTGGTTTAACCTACCTAGCCTGTGTCATATTTGCACTTTGAGCCTGGCTTGTATGTTTTGATATCCTTTCATGTGTAACTCAAACATGGTTGAAGAACATCCATATGAGGTAGAATTGGCAAGTGGCAGCCGGCAGACGCGTGTGACATCCATTCTTATTTACGgagaattttttttttcatcgTGTCGTAGTGGTGAGAGCCGACAACCGAGGTAGGCTAAGGTTTGCTGTGTATCACCTCATCGCGAAGAGGTCTTTCGAAAGCAAAAAAGGGAGGATAGTGGTTTAAGTGATCTTCCAGGTTGCATAGGATACCTCTGCTCCGTCTTTCAGCTCGGGGAAACATACCACAGCATCACAACTGTGGCTCGATGATAAGAATCCCGACCGCACGAATATCGAGCAGAAGACAAGCTGCAGTGGGATTTCAGATCAGGACTTGATCACTTGATTATTGGTCCTTTACCCGTGAAAACCCGCCGTCTGAGCTAATGTCCACATTCCAAGCCCAGAAACTGGCTTTACACACatcccaacaaacaaccctTCTCAATGGTTGATGGTCTACACCAACTTATCCCTGCATCTCTCCCCACCAGAGTGAAGTAATAATGTACAACCAAACCCGTGCAAAAACGGGAACCGCGAATACGACTGTCATTCATCTTTTTGTCCGCTTGTCTCTTCACCCCTATCACAACAGGCTTGCACAAACGGGCCGGACGACGCCCATTTCCCCTCCGCTGTTGATGTATCCTCCCTCCCGAgcaaccccttcccatcgTCTCGTCTTACACAAACAAGGATGATATGACGTCCTCACGTTGCTTCATCAGCCCATCATGGATAACCCACCCCTGCCAAGGGTAAAACTCCATGATGCGAGTAAGGTAGGAATAACAATAAGCAAATGAACGCTCGGAACCAATAGTAACCTGCTCAATTACTACCTCTCAAGTATGGTATCTTCATCGTGATGGTATCTCGAACCTAGCAACAGCCTCACATCTCTTCCATCTACGCCGTCCCAAAAtcccacaaccccaccaccagcgaaTCCTTCAGCCCCtgtttctcctcctcctccgtaaCTTTTGTAAACACCCTCTTCGGGATCAtaaactccaccaccggcggcttcttgatctccttgccCATCTCCGCCTCGAACAACTGTTACCCAAATATGTTAGCATCTTTACCCCATTTttccacaaccacccccaaattAAGAAAAAGACACTTACACTCCCATAACTATGATCCAAAAAGTCCTCCACATTGTACGCCTGCTTGGTAAACTGCTCACTGATAATCTTCGCAATCGTCGCCACATTCGGATGCCAATGCCCCTGCAgctgcaccacctcccaaagACAACTCTCAATCGCCCTCGTCTCCATCGGATCCCTCTCCCAAGCCAAAAacacatcctccacccatccctcctcaatcttctgcttctcctcctccgtcctcgGCACCCTGTGCATCATGAATGTTGTCAGGGGGTGCTTCTTGAACAAGTTGTAAAACCAAGGCACAATAGCCACAATCGCACTCGGGGGCGCGTTGAGTGCCAACCtggccagcttcttgataAAACTTGCCACCATTACCGCTGGCAAATGTGATGAG from Podospora pseudoanserina strain CBS 124.78 chromosome 1, whole genome shotgun sequence includes:
- a CDS encoding hypothetical protein (EggNog:ENOG503NZA0; COG:K), coding for MVSAFPMDNFYRGPLSVDTNHAQKYFEEEADSILDDNILDQSGIDSGFENSPSMTDSRRDSFAVAPSLFSPKTESWQQVDMQAVPSNNPFFDAQSNNPFLQMDRGQHAVYANQTWPMTSSGSATPQMQTFDGLPAEYDSAPMNMFPKPSPFQVQATPFGNPGPQPAMFQQLPQSMPTSPQKDVWMTHDVKSQALKRPRPASPLIRSHNDLRRGDGIRKKNARFDIPAERNLTNIDQLIAQSTDEQEIKELKQQKRLLRNRQAALDSRQRKKLHTERLEDEKKHFTEVISSLEDTIADLQRELEKLSMEKQDYQTYAHNLERERDELISKHTIESGELRKKIGVLTNHVQSMEGATSNAPGFPGAFNEMDGITMDGSWENMPVFGEFPLEQTAEVKQEMQLVSTKKPEIALPTDSEKPAQPGGLLFMLFLVGAFVLSSRSTPSIPRVSEDVRAASATLLENVLKDAGVSGQAPSGVVAMAPQPSGTSWTQASGSSLPLATPMVDNVAPSMLGEMADALTRPTEQQTNEQIFSLTAAQYNDLTSQDFLPSAGAERTTSQGRRNLAEALANMRNANKQSAAEVYTRSLLWDQVPSDVVRSFAKMIAESNSAQASSGNDRS